One window of the Longimicrobium terrae genome contains the following:
- a CDS encoding sigma-70 family RNA polymerase sigma factor — protein sequence MTAIAPVHASPSPSAPAEEEDERVLLEGVRRGDPAAFDRLVTRYMRRAFGVAHRLLGNREDAEDLVQDAFLTVLARIDGFDPARPFAPWFFRILVNRGLNQRKARAIRATDPIPDTAAAGAHSPERQAEQAELRDRLRVAIDHLPERQRVIVQLYEMEGFGGPEIAEILEISDGTVRWHLHEARRALRQALAVYDRKGDG from the coding sequence TGACGGCCATCGCCCCGGTGCACGCCTCCCCCTCCCCCTCCGCGCCGGCGGAGGAGGAGGACGAGCGCGTTCTGCTGGAGGGCGTGCGCCGCGGCGACCCCGCCGCGTTCGACCGGCTGGTGACGCGGTACATGCGCCGCGCGTTCGGCGTGGCCCACCGGCTGCTGGGCAACCGCGAAGACGCAGAGGACCTGGTGCAGGACGCCTTTCTGACCGTGCTCGCCCGGATCGACGGATTCGATCCGGCCCGCCCGTTCGCGCCCTGGTTCTTCCGCATCCTGGTCAACCGGGGATTGAACCAGCGCAAGGCGCGGGCGATCCGCGCCACCGACCCCATTCCGGACACCGCCGCCGCCGGCGCGCACTCCCCGGAGCGGCAGGCCGAACAGGCGGAGCTGCGCGACCGGCTGCGGGTGGCGATCGACCATCTTCCCGAGCGGCAGCGGGTGATCGTACAGCTGTACGAGATGGAAGGGTTCGGCGGGCCGGAGATCGCCGAAATCCTGGAGATCAGCGATGGAACGGTGCGCTGGCACCTTCACGAGGCGCGCCGGGCACTGCGGCAGGCTTTGGCCGTGTATGACAGGAAAGGTGATGGATGA
- a CDS encoding NYN domain-containing protein → MNAAIFIDGGYFDRVSRDCGSPRIDFGKLSAELARPHELLRTYYYHCLPYMGPNPSEQDQERYDNKHRFFNALTRLNRFEVREGKLEYRGTDRETERPIFEQKRVDIYLGVDLAMLAVKQRIHRAILVTGDSDFLPAIRAAKNEGVLVHLYHGSGPQQPHKDLWDEVDERTTITPDLLSHFLL, encoded by the coding sequence ATGAACGCAGCCATCTTTATCGACGGCGGGTACTTTGACCGGGTTTCCCGGGACTGCGGCTCGCCGCGCATCGACTTCGGAAAGCTTTCCGCCGAACTGGCGCGTCCGCACGAACTGCTGCGGACCTACTATTATCACTGCCTTCCGTACATGGGCCCCAACCCCTCCGAACAGGACCAGGAGCGGTACGACAACAAGCATCGCTTCTTCAACGCCCTGACCCGGCTGAACCGGTTCGAGGTGCGCGAGGGCAAGCTGGAGTACCGCGGAACGGACCGGGAGACGGAGCGCCCCATCTTTGAGCAGAAGCGGGTGGACATCTACCTGGGCGTGGACCTGGCGATGCTGGCGGTAAAGCAGCGGATTCACCGCGCCATTCTGGTCACCGGCGACAGCGACTTCCTTCCCGCCATCCGCGCGGCCAAGAACGAGGGCGTGCTGGTGCACCTGTACCATGGCAGCGGGCCGCAGCAGCCGCACAAGGATCTGTGGGACGAGGTGGACGAGCGCACCACCATCACCCCCGACCTTCTTTCGCACTTTCTGCTCTGA
- a CDS encoding DUF58 domain-containing protein, translated as MQLNVLPTGRWLTLAAAASLVFLVNAPLALLLDAILVLALAADALAVPGEDKLRVSRRSPPRIALGADAEVALLLDNRAARRVRVQVTDDLPAILSRVGADVADTWLGDRREERVAYTVRADRRGDALLGDVHLRVAGPAGFAWRQRRVHRADPLRVVPGVNEGKRYRLLGLRNRLRDAGFRSMRQRGEGGQFESLREYVRGDDPRSLDWKASARRGALIMRQYQVERRQNVVLCIDAGRLMTQKVGERERLDYALTAALLLADVAGVHDDAVGLLVFSDRVHAFIPPARNSMTRLSEALGQVHASMVEPNYPAAFTYLSKQVRKRSLLVLFTDILDPLSSAAVVSQLGRAAEKHLPLVVAIRNPDVEAAAAAPADDEAGVYRRAAAEELLQARAAALASMQRSGVLVADTRPGDAVPAVINRYLDVKRRGSL; from the coding sequence GTGCAGCTGAACGTGCTTCCCACGGGCCGCTGGCTTACGCTGGCGGCGGCGGCGTCCCTCGTCTTTCTGGTGAACGCGCCCCTGGCGCTGCTGCTGGACGCCATCCTCGTGCTGGCGCTGGCGGCGGACGCCCTGGCCGTGCCGGGTGAGGACAAGCTGCGCGTGTCCCGCCGTTCGCCGCCGCGCATTGCGCTGGGGGCGGACGCGGAAGTGGCGCTGCTGCTGGACAACCGCGCCGCGCGCCGCGTGCGCGTGCAGGTGACGGACGACCTTCCCGCCATCCTGTCGCGGGTGGGCGCGGACGTGGCGGACACGTGGCTGGGCGACCGGCGCGAGGAGCGGGTGGCGTACACGGTGCGCGCCGACCGGCGCGGTGACGCCCTGCTGGGCGACGTGCACCTGCGGGTGGCGGGCCCCGCGGGATTCGCGTGGCGGCAGCGGCGCGTGCACCGGGCAGACCCGCTGCGCGTGGTGCCCGGCGTGAACGAGGGAAAGCGCTACCGGCTGCTGGGCCTGCGCAACCGGCTGCGCGACGCCGGCTTCCGCAGCATGCGCCAGCGCGGCGAGGGCGGGCAGTTCGAGAGCCTGCGCGAGTACGTGCGGGGCGACGATCCGCGCAGCCTGGACTGGAAGGCCTCCGCGCGGCGCGGCGCGCTGATCATGCGGCAGTACCAGGTGGAGCGGCGGCAGAACGTGGTGCTGTGCATCGATGCCGGCCGCCTGATGACGCAGAAGGTGGGGGAGCGCGAGCGGCTGGACTACGCGCTGACCGCCGCGCTGCTGCTGGCGGACGTGGCCGGCGTGCACGACGACGCGGTGGGGCTGCTGGTCTTTTCCGACCGGGTGCACGCCTTCATCCCCCCGGCTCGCAACTCCATGACGCGGCTTTCGGAGGCGCTGGGGCAGGTGCACGCCTCCATGGTGGAGCCCAACTATCCCGCCGCGTTCACCTATCTTTCCAAGCAGGTGCGCAAGCGGTCGCTGCTGGTGCTGTTCACCGACATCCTGGACCCGCTCTCGTCCGCCGCGGTCGTTTCGCAGCTGGGGCGCGCGGCGGAGAAGCACCTGCCGCTGGTGGTGGCCATCCGCAACCCGGACGTGGAAGCCGCCGCCGCCGCGCCCGCGGATGATGAGGCCGGCGTGTACCGCCGCGCCGCCGCCGAGGAGCTTCTGCAGGCGCGCGCCGCCGCTCTCGCATCCATGCAGCGCTCCGGGGTGCTGGTGGCCGACACGCGCCCCGGAGATGCCGTGCCGGCGGTCATCAACCGCTACCTGGATGTGAAGCGGCGCGGATCGCTCTGA